The following nucleotide sequence is from Corylus avellana chromosome ca7, CavTom2PMs-1.0.
TTCTAATTTGTATGTATTCATTTGGTTTTTCCTGGTTTCCTACTCTCTTCAGTTTTCCTGATTTCTTTAATGAATCGtgtataatatgatataaaagttCTGGATAGTTGAATTATTTGAATATTGGAACAAGAGTTGTTTAGTTATTTATATGGTTGATCACTTTAGCGTTGCGAAGTTTCttggtaaacatttaaaatcacttatGCACCCATCGTTAATTTACAATAATTaatgaaatgaatatatatgtCACCAGCTTTGAAGATAAAATAAACGAGATAATCTTCAATTCATGCATGACTTGAGCAAACCATTTaactttcattttaaatgaccATTTTTCTGTTTTACTTCAACTAATGTTAAGTGAGTATTTAGAGGAATTTTGCctagcatgcatgcatgaaaattgaaaacttattaattatatatgcagTATGATCGAACTTACTGAGATTGTGAATATCAACGTACCAGATTTCaactgttgttgttgttgtttttttattttatttttaatttttcgagAATAGATTTCAACTGTTGTTAACTAACTAAATGGTGTATGATTGGTTgaataaatatatgcatgtagACGTTTAATactatatattcattttcttcatgtatatatgttttattataGGAAGACTTTTTTCCGTCGactatatatgaaaattatgCAAGGATGTTTACGGCATCTATTATCATAAGAAATTCAGTAAttgttaattattaaaataataatgaataaaatatgCATCATTGACAAGTCAGAACAACGCTCCTTTAAATGAAGTGATTAGCCATTGTATTCGCTCAGGACCATCCTGAACCCATTCAGTGCCTTTCACTCAGAGTCTTCTTCATTTTCGTTATTTTCTAGACGTCGAGAATGGCCGGCGAAGGAGATGAGTGGCCAGCGATAGGGATTGATCTGGGGACGACGTACTCATGCGTGGCAGTGTGGCAGCATGATCGAGTGGAGATCATAGTGAATGATCAAGGCAACAGGACGACGCCGTCTCATGTTGCCTTTACTGACAAAGAGCGCTTGGTTGGTGAAGCAGCCAAGGACCAGATCGCCAGAAACCCCACTAACTCTATCTTTGGTAATCTCCCCTACTCtctttattcctttttctttcattctatTTCCCTTGTATCGCGTGCTTGACAAGGGCTGGCGCCCATTTATGGTCAGTGCCTTCTACATGTTCAAGTTGGCCGAAAGGAGCAGATTTTAGCCTATTTTTCCcaacttttcttgttttatttttgttgatttaaCATCAAATTTTCTCAACTCAACTAAATAATTTTCAACCGAactaaaaaatatcattaataatttttttttttttttttttttttaaaatgtatttaagGGTAGAGATCATTAGACCACCCCCTAAGCGTTTGAGGGGCTCGACCTCTCCCATAAGTTTtcgggggtggttcagccactccCATCAGTTTTTGAAAATCGCTTAGCCAACTTTACTTGTTTCGAGAGTGGCTAAACCACCCCAAAATCGATGTTGGGACCGGCCAccccaaatattattttttttattttgttttttttttttctaattgtatttttataaatttattttatattctttaaaccATTGAaacataattcaaaattttttttttttatcaatattcacaattttgaattgagttaaaaaaaaatacaaaaaaatcacACATCCGGCAAAAGGTGATTGGTCATAAATCTGGATGTGACATGATGACTATTTTTAATTCAAGACTCGATCAATAgctaaaagagattcatgaaaatcattttgagtgatctcttaagaaatattaaaaaaatgcaccCTTTGTTTGaatgattgtttgttttaaaaataataacaaataaaataaacttgcAAGTTGCAACCCATCATCTACTAGTATTtgtaattgttatatatattatttgtaattCTTAACATGCcggttgatatatatatatactcgtcAATATTGATATCtgtttcttcttctgctttactctttgtgaaattattttatttattattttgtagatgcAAAGCGGTTAATTGGTAGAAGATTTAAAGATTCTTTAGTTCAAAATGATATCAAGCTTTGGCCATTCAGGGTCATTGAAGGTTCTACCAATAAGCCTATGATTGTAGCAACTTATAAGGGTGAAGAGAAGCATTTTGCTGCCGAGGAAATTTCAGCCATGGTCCTTGAAAAGATGCGTTACATTGCCGAGGCCTACCTTGGTAGAACCGTGAAAAATGCTGTAGTCACTGTCCCAGCTTACTTCAATGACTCACAGCGTAAGGCCACAAAGGATGCTGGAGACATTGCAGGACTCAATGTCATGCAGATAATCAGTGAACCAATGGCAGCTGCCATTGGTTACGGTCTTGAAAATGTGGGCACTGATAAGAGAAATGTGTTGATATTCGATTTGGGTGGTGGTACTGCAGATGTCTCACTACTTACCATTAATGATGGTACTTTTAAAGTGAAAGCTGTCGCGGGAGACACTCACCTCGGAGGTGAGGACTTTGACAACATGATGTTAAAGCACTTTGTTGAAGTATTTAAGAGACAATACAAGGAAGACATTAGTGGAAATCCTAGAGCTCTGAGGAGGTTGAAAACTGCTTGTGAGAGAGTAAAGAGGATTCTTTCTTCTGCAACTGAGACTACCATTGAAGTTGATTCTTTATACAATGGTATTGATTTCTACTCAATTATTACCCGTGCAAGATTTGAGGAACTTAATATGGACTTGTTTAGAAAGTCTATTGAGCTTGTGAAGAAATGTCTGAGTGATGCTAAGATGGACAAGAGAGGAGTAGATGATGTCGTTCTTACTGGTGGTTCTTCTAGAATTCTCAAGGTGCAGCAATTGTTGCAGGACTTGTTTGATGGAAAGCAGCTTAACAAGAGCATCAACCCAGATGAAGCTGTGGCTTATGGAGCCGCTATTCAAGCTGCAAAGATGGCTGGTAAGGGTAGTAGGAAAGTTCAACAGATTGTGCTCATGGATGTCAACCCTCTATCCCTTGGAGTGGAGTTAATCGGAGGTGAGATGTCTGTTGTGATTCCGAGGAATACAGTCATTCCCACCAAGATGGAGAATAACTACACCACCTCCTATGACAACCAAACTGCTGTTTTGTTTCCAATTTACGAGGGTGAGAGAGCGAGAGCTGTGGATAACAACTGGTTGGGAGAATTTAGGCTTTCCCCCATTCTTGCAGCACCCAAGGGTGTCGCTAATATGAAAGTATGGTTTGAGATAGATGTTAATGGTATCTTGAATGTTTCTGCTGTGGAGGAGACCACTGGTGTAAGTTGCAAGATCACCATCACCGATTACAAGGCGAAACGGTCCAAAGAAGAGATTGATAAGAGAAAACAAGCCCTGGAGAAAACAAACAATTGATGTTTGTGGTGGAATTGATGTAAAACCTTACGTGGATTTTGGGATTTCAGGATTccattttgtaaagaaaaaattagatttttttttttgaatttgtaggggtatttttgtctttcagataaaaatttatggtcatttttgtctttttgttagccTAGAACATTggcaatattttggtagtttgggttGGGGGAGGacattttccaaattaaaagttcaaaaaaaaaaacattgtcaatttgagGGACGTATGTTaacttttctaaaaaaagaatCTTTTGACACAATATTCTCTCAACACAAAGATTAAGCATTTTTGCCACCCATACCTTGCTAGTGCGATGGACGCAGAGAAGTAGGGTTTGGATCATGTTTTGAGTGTAAAGAAGAGTTCAATTTCAATCTTCCTGAAGAGTACCACTAACCACTTCGCTTAGGcgattataaaataattggCGGCTAGTAGTAATAGATTTCAATATAACTGGTGGTTAATAACGGCTTTTTGTATGGGCCTTAGGGTATATTGATGGCGTTTGAGGTTTTacttgagtgtttttttttgggttattttaaataattttgaagaaattatatatataaggacaATGATAAGGTCCATAAGGATAAGGAATTAAGGATgttctacaattttaaagaaattgtagattctcaaattatgtaatttaagttgaaacacttgaaaaatgccaCACACATATTAAAACGGTGGCATGTTATGAATCCAAATTTCATTTCTTAGACAATGTGGGTGATAATTTCTTAAGAAACATGAAATTTTAAtcatgtaaaagaaaaataactttaaaGCAATTTCTCTTCGTTTCTCATTTTCTGCGACCAAATAAGTTTATAGCTTCCAAACTTTCCTCGGATCCATATACTAAAACATCTTAGTCGTCCTCAAATcagaaaatagataaaatacaaaaattacatttttcaaCGGACAACTCCAATTGAAGTTTCAgcaaccaaaaacagaaaagatttAAAAGAATCATGGAAAAGGAAGCAAAGAGAAGAGTGACGAGAGGTACAATGACAGCAAGTTTAATAAGATTATCGGACAATTATAACTTCCCCGTTTGATTGCAATAGTTTGGGTCACTTAACTGCAATTGGGCCACTAATTTACGTACGTATACGTATATAAGACTATAAGTGTgtatgttttctcttttggatGAAGTACTGTTTGTGTGATAAATTATGTTCTTTGATCCAATAATTGAGAAGgtttacatatattattatttgctCGTAGCTTTTCTTAATTCTTCCTTGTACCGCGCGCTTTGTCTAAAGAGGCATAAAATatgtagaaataaaaaataaaaataaaaatagagttaaaaaatataattaacaaaattaaaaaaattaaaatcaccaAAATTATGATTGGCACAAGCTCATTTAAACAGTATTTCTCAGTTCCAAGCTCTAACTTTGATTGAAGTTAGTATTTGTTAAGCCTGTCAATCCCGTCCGGTTTTTGggattttggccaaaaccgaGGACCGGAACCGGGATATCTCGCTTCTTGGTTTTGGGCAACCGAAACTAGAAACTAGATCCatgttaaccggggtcccggttaccggccggttccggttttatcCGGTCCAAAAACCGGTTTTTAAAAGCATGAAAAAGAAGAGGCTAAGAAGGAAAAGTTGTGAGGCTGAGATTGACTTACGCTATATCTGCAGGAAATCTTCTTTGAGCTCTTTCCAAATAATGCATTGCTCTATGAATACCCCCAATGATCATCAAATGGGGTCATGGAAATCTAGACTAAATAAAGAAAGCTCTTCAAGTATGACAAAATTGAGaattctttttcattattctGCAGcctgacttatatatatacacgcccCCATGTTTTTCCCAGGCAGAAATGGACACGTGTAGTTCATATCTTGGATGATGAAAATGTGTACCACCCAATGATGAGAAGGTGAAAGATGGGTTATAGGATTTTGTTTGGATTGACTGGTAGATTCTGTGTTCTCTATGAGAGGGATCAGAGGTAGAAAGTGTACGAGGCAGGGGAGGACCAACCAAACGTTCTAACCAAAAGGGTCAGCATTTGTTAGACAGACCAACCTTTCTCTTCCACTGTCAAAAATCTCCCTTCCCCAACTTCCTACAATCCTACTAGCTCAAGGGGTAGATCTGTACGGAGGTCacgagagagggagaggaagtgagaaagagagagtcaGAGAGAAAGGCCGGGTTttggaagagaaaaatgagaaaactaGAAAAGAGGGCAGAGGCAGAATGGAATGGGTGACGGCGTGtgagaaatgaagaagaaaaaaagaaggcagagggagtaaacctaaaaaaaaatataaaatataaaaatatatgtaaaattttCCCGGTTCCCAGTAACttggtaaaaaccgggtaccggaactggggtacccggtttttgattttttccaacCGGAATTGGAACCGAATCCTCGGTTTCCTGGTTTTTCGGTTCCAATTCCAATTTCTCGGTATTTTTTGACACCGGCCtctaatatatatttgtatagaCTTGAAGTTTCTTATTAATGAAATTTGCCAGGATTTATTGTTTGATGAATGAATTTGATCAACACTTATATTgtgtaaataaaaaaagtgccaaaattgtgtaaaaataaaaaataaaataaaacgagctcgtttatttgggtttttgccTATTGAGTTCGAGTCAAGCTCGAACACGCTGAAAGAAAAACGAGTTGTTTCGATTAGGGGCCCCAAGCTCAGACCGACCTCAAGCCAAGTTCAACCCTAGACTAATTTTCACCAAGCCTACTGCATAAGTACCGGCTCGGCTTAGTTCAGCTCGATTCAAATACAACCCTGAACCAGGGATGTGTAGGTGAGGAGTGAGATGGCGACATCGATGGAGTCCTGTGGGCGTGGGTTGTCTCCCGCTCTCCAAAAACAAAGGTTGTTTCTGCTCactgatttttgaaaaaaaaaaaaaaaaaaaaactccctcCCTCCCCTGGCGTGCGTTCATATGTTTGTTGCGCTGTGGTTGAGAAAAGATTGACCAGATTGGTTGTTGGCAATCTTTACTATGGCCGGTTATTAAATCTTCAACACGTTACTTTGTTTCAAGTGAAAACATTAAAGCCGGTTACGCGGGAGGTAACAACTATAGTGAAGTTTCCATTTCCCTTCTTTGTAATGAAGGAGAAGATTGGTTATtggaaataaatagaaaaaaaaaaattgtcggGTTTGATGTCTATACAACAAATTTTAATGCCGAATACTAATTTTCTAtaatactttttatatttttgggtagaaatgaaaataataatcagCTCTTAGATCgatctttattaaaaattaataatcataGAAGATGGATGGGCATCTCATCAACCCAATAATATGAAAGtgaaataagatatatattaatatttggTAGGGGTATGCATGTGGATGCGGTTAATTATTTGCAATCTTCGTAATTGCATTCACAAAATGCGAATATCACTTTTAAATATTCACATCCATATCATGTTTTTATTAACTGCATTTGCACGGCTATTGCGGTTATTATCCGCTATCCGCATTTTAGGTAATCAGCGTACTTTAGTCTCTCGGGTATTATTTAGGTTTCTATTATAGCCTATTTTAaacgattttgaaaataattagggtcgatttttaatgttttagatttgttttaattttttaaagccctaattatttgaaaatatattgatttcatATTACTTTACTAGATAGATTGAATATCCGCTCGCTTATACACTCCAAATATTTAGaatgaataatattaattactcaATTCTGATCTTATTCTCATATAATTGGATTGATGTGACCGTACCCAtcaattcttaattttaaaaaaaatatatatttttttaatgaaagtttGTCCAATAGCTTATGAACACCAAGACACTATTAGCCAATTTAGCCCAATTATGTAATAGTAGAATGAAAATTAAGTACGTATCACTACTCGTTTAAAATTACTCATGCTGCAAACATTTCCAACTCACAAGCCCCCGCGGCCCCGCGCCTGCGACACAGGTTTCGCGGCCATTTCGTCTCCACGCGCCTTTCTCCCGCGGTTCCCTAAACCCCCGCATGTCTCCAGTCTCCGCCGCAGGTTCGCGGCTATTTCGCCTTCACGCGCTTTTCTCTCTTACAAATACCtgataattaattcattttctcTTTATACCGTTTTTTTGGAACCCTGTTTTTCCTCAAAGTTCGGAGCTCAGAGTTCTGAAAGGTGAGCGAAGAGAATCTCTGCTTAATCGCTTGCCCATTTCGATGAACTATTGTtgatttttccctttcttttcctcATATTCACTTCGATCTGGGAAATACGTATGCAGTATTCCTTGAAAATTCCCTCTGTGATGAATCACTCTGAGAGGCTTTCGCCATTTATCTAATTTCTAATATTCTAATTTCTAGCTATGTATATTCATTTGGTTTTTCCTGGTTTTCTACTCTCTTCTTGATTTCTTTAATGAATTCTGTATAATATAATtttggccatatatatatatatatatatataagctttgagGATAAATAAATTAAGGAGATTTCAGTTGAATACATGAAAAAGCATCAGCAATGCGTTTCAGTTGATAAATAAATGCGTTTTTAAAGAATGATTTTATCTAAAATTATTTCCTGAAAATACAATTTCTACTTTCAGACATGACAATTAAAGTGGCCGGTCAATATATACTTGccaaaacaacattaaatcgTGTCTAGAAAACCCTATTTGGTAAAATGTAAGAGCAATCATAAGCTTAATTTGACTCTTGCTATGCAAGACctcttaatgtttttgtttttaattattattttgcagtgCCTCTtccatcattaattaattatgtaattGTCAACATCAAATCATCTCAAGTTGGGGATTGTCTCGCAGCTAGgaatttttgtttctctacagtacgataaaaaaaaaattaaaaaaaaaagaaagaaaagggctttctttcgttttttagcttattatttattttatgtaaaatttcTACCCAATTAAAgtgtataaaatttatatttatttaaggGTTGCTACATTATTTAGAATTTCTTGTAACGCTTGGCTCTTGCATTTTTGTACGTTATGTGCAGGAAATTAGCAAGGAAACAAGAATCTTTTGACCCAATTAGTCCTCTCAAAAATGAAGTATACAGAGACCAAGCATTTTAGCCACCCACATGTTTTGGTACTTGAATCTGCCCAAGAACCTTATCATTGCGACGGATGCAAAGAAATAGGGTTTGAACCATGTTTCAAGTGCAAAGAGTGCAATTTCAATCTTCATGAGGAATGTGCAAAGACTGATCCCTCCTCTTTCCATCCATTTTTGAGTAAGTGTCACTTTATATTATGCGAAAATGCAACGGGTAGAGTGTGTGATGCTTGTGGGAAAGACGTGCTAGGGTTTGTGTATCAATGCTTGCACGATGAAGCACATGACCTACACCCATGTTGTATGAAGCTTCAGCGTACCCTAATTGGTGATGGAGTCACCCTGCACCTCAGTAATAAGGTCTCAACAAAGTGCCTAAAATGTGgaagtaaaaaaatatcaaagggGTTCAAAGGCTGGTCCTATAAATCGACATGTGGCCAATATTGTTATCATGTGGCATGTGTAAAGG
It contains:
- the LOC132188092 gene encoding heat shock cognate 70 kDa protein-like, whose protein sequence is MAGEGDEWPAIGIDLGTTYSCVAVWQHDRVEIIVNDQGNRTTPSHVAFTDKERLVGEAAKDQIARNPTNSIFDAKRLIGRRFKDSLVQNDIKLWPFRVIEGSTNKPMIVATYKGEEKHFAAEEISAMVLEKMRYIAEAYLGRTVKNAVVTVPAYFNDSQRKATKDAGDIAGLNVMQIISEPMAAAIGYGLENVGTDKRNVLIFDLGGGTADVSLLTINDGTFKVKAVAGDTHLGGEDFDNMMLKHFVEVFKRQYKEDISGNPRALRRLKTACERVKRILSSATETTIEVDSLYNGIDFYSIITRARFEELNMDLFRKSIELVKKCLSDAKMDKRGVDDVVLTGGSSRILKLNKSINPDEAVAYGAAIQAAKMAGKGSRKVQQIVLMDVNPLSLGVELIGGEMSVVIPRNTVIPTKMENNYTTSYDNQTAVLFPIYEGERARAVDNNWLGEFRLSPILAAPKGVANMKVWFEIDVNGILNVSAVEETTGVSCKITITDYKAKRSKEEIDKRKQALEKTNN